The genomic interval TTTTTGCCGGCAGCAGAACGCAGCATATTGATCTCATTCTTGAAAGAGCCGCAAAGCTCCTGGAAGAAGGTGCACAGATCCTGGACATCGGTGCACAGAGTACCCGTCCCGGCGCCATAGACGTTGGTCCTGAAACAGAACTGGAACGCCTGCTGCCGGCGGTCAGGATACTCAAAGAACATTATCCGAAAGCCATCCTCTCTATCGATACTTATTATGCGAATGTAGCAGAACAGACTATACATGCGGGCGCAGCCATCGTCAACGATATCAGCGCCGGTGATATGGATAAGGAAATGATCCCGATTGTTGGCCGCCTGCAGGTACCTTACATCGCCATGCATATGAAAGGTACGCCTGCCAATATGCAAAAGCAGCCCAGCTATGAAGACGTGACACAGGAAGTACTGGATTACTTTATCCGTAAACGCGCGGAATGCCTGCAGGCAGGCATTAAAGATATTATCATCGATCCGGGGTTTGGCTTTGGCAAAACCATCGCCCACAACTATACGCTGATGAAGAAGCTCCACGTATTTCACATGCTGGATTGTCCGCTGCTGGTAGGTATTTCCAGGAAATCGATGATCTATAAACTGCTTGACACTACACCTGCCGAAGCGCTGAACGGTACAACAGTATTGCATACACTCGCTTTACAGCAGGGTGCGCAGATACTGCGTGTGCATGATGTGAAAGCAGCCATGGAAGCAATAAAGATCACACAGTATATGAATGCGCTTTAGCTAGTAAAATATTCGCTATTTTTACAATCTATGGAAAACTTATTTAGTTTTTACGGTTATCGTTTCCACTGGTTAAATATACTGGACCTGGCGATCGTGATCTTCCTGGTGGTACAGCTGTACCGCCTGTTGAAGGGAAGCCTGGCCTTCAATATCTTCGTCGGACTGCTGATCATATACCTGGCTTACTTCGTAGTGCAACACCTGCAGATGCCGATACTCTCCACCCTGCTGCAGAGTTTCATCAATGTCGGCTTGATCGCCATCATTATCATTTTCCAGCCGGAGATCAGGAAGTTCCTGCTGGTACTGGGAAAGAAGGCTCCGCTGAGTAAAGACAGTTTTTTCACCAAGCTGTTCCTGCCCGATAAATTCAAGAGCTACAAGGAAGAAGAGAATATCATCAATGAAGTGATCACCGCAATAGCCCGCATGGCCGGTAGTCGTACGGGAGCATTGATCGTGATCGCCAATACTTATCGTGTGAAGTTTGACACTGCTTCCAGCATAGCTATCGATAGTAACATCAACGCTAAACTGCTCGAAAGTATCTTCTGTAAAGGAAGTCCCCTGCATGACGGAGCACTGATCATTGTTGGCAACAAAATACTGGCCGCAAAGGTAATACTACCCGTATCAGAGAATCCTAACCTTCCTACCCGCATCGGTTTACGTCACCGTTCCGCCGTAGGCATCACGGAGCACAGCGATAACCTGGCCCTGATTGTTTCGGAAGAAACCGGTGCTATTTCCTACGCACAGGATGGTAACCTTGTACAGGATGTTTCACTGGAAGAGCTGAAGGTGAAGATGTATGAGGTGATGGTTGACGGGTATTAGAGGAGCGTGTGTTTTAACCGGCCGATAACCTGCACAGCACAACAAGGCATCATTCGTGGCATCATTCCACGCAATCGGCTCCGTCAGGAGCCACGTGTTTGTAGCCCGGGGTGACAACCCCGGGTTCGCGTGAAACCCCGGGTTGATAACGACAATTCACGGCGATAACCGGCACAGCACAACAAGGCATCATTCCAGGTCTCATTCCAGGCAATCGGCTCCGTCAGGAGCCACGTGTTTGTAGCCCGGGGTGACAACCCCGGGTTCGCGTGACAACCCCGGTTCGCGTGACACCCCGGGTTCGCGTGACAACCCCGGGTTCAGGTGACACCCGCCGAATCCCCCGCAATAGATGGATCACCAATAATCCAATAAAAAACGGCCGTCCACCCAAGGCGAACGGCCGTTTTTAATATTGGTAATTACTGATTATTTCTTACCTGGTTGCAGTGCAGCAGGAGCAGCAGGAGCTTCAGGAGCGCCAGCTTTAACGTCTACCAGCTGAACATCGAATGCCAGTACAGAGTTACCTGGGATAGCAGGAGGACTACCCTGTAAACCGTAAGCTAAAGTAGAAGGAATGATCAGCGTAGCCTTGCTGCCTTTTTTCAGAGCAGCGATACCAGCATCCCAGCCTTTGATCACGAAACCGCGACCGATAGGGAATTTGATAGGCTCGATCTTCATACCTGGTCTCAGTGTAGAATCCAGGCTGGAATCAAATACTTTACCATCCAGCAGTTTACCGGTGTAGTGTACGTAAACGGTATCGCCTGCTTTAGGCTGAGCACCGGTACCTTCTTCCTTAACGGACACATATACGCCCTCAGGAGTAGCAGTAGCGGTGATCTTGTTTTTATCCATGTATTCTTTAATGACCTTTTCGTCTTTTGCTTTCTGTTCAGCAGCTGCATATTTACCTACTACGATGAAAGTCACATTCAGCTTATCGCCTTTTTTACCGAATGGTGGATGAGGTTCAGGCAGACTATCGATAGGAATAGAGAAAGTAGCGCTATCGCCTTCTTTCAGCATAGCCAGACCATCCATCAGGTCGTACTTGTTAACGGACTTGGAGATAACGAAAGGTACGGGACCTCCGGCCATCTTGCGGGACTCAACGAGTACGGAATCGTTCAGACTTTGGATGATGTTCAGCAGTACAGTGTCACCCAGCTTCAGCTGCGCACCACTTCCTGACTTATGAACAACGAAGTCTACGCCACCAGGTGTCTTTTTACTGCCACCGGTACCGCAGCTGGCCAGCAAAAGGCCTAATGCTGCAACTAACAACTGTTTGTTCTTTTTCATTTGACTGTATTAGTAGGATTGAATAACTTATTGTAACTGTTCTTCGTTCTCTTTAATGGCTTCAATAAAATGCTGCACGGTTCTTTCAAGTGTCTCGGAGCTGTGGCCGCCGGCTGCGTGGAAATGCCCACCACCGTCGAAATATTTCCGGGCAAACGTGTTCACATCAAAATCTCCTTTGGAACGGAAGGATAGTTTTATTTCCGCATGACGGTCTATGATCAGCGCTGCCAGCTTGATACCCTGGATAGACAGCAGGAAGTTCACAACTCCTTCTGTATCGCCGGTCTGCAGGTCAAAACGCTTCAGGTCCGTATACGGGATGGCGATCATGGCTGTATTATATTCGTAATAGACCTCCATACGGTTCAGCAGGCTGTGGCCCAGGAAGCGCAGGCGGTTTTCAAGGAAATTGTCGTAGATCGCTGAGTGGATGATCTCGTGTTTGAGGCCGCGGTCAAACAGATCGGCCACCATACGGTGTACTCTTGCAGAAGTGGAGGTAAAACGGAAAGAACCTGTATCTGTCATGGTGCCTGCATAAATACACTGGGCCATATCTTCGTTGATCAGGTCCTCATCTCCCAGTTTATAGATGATCTCGTATATCAGCTGGGCTGTAGAGGCGGCGGTAGTATCGCTGATACCATAGTCAAAAACGGGCTGCGGCTCCAGGTGATGGTCTACCAGGATCTTGGTGCAGGCCATCTGTGTCAGGTATGGCTCCATACCTTTTGTACGGTACAATGCATTGAAGTCCAGGCAAAACAGCAGGTCAATTCCTTCCAGCGCCTTCAGCGCTTTATCCTGCATGGATTCAAAATCAATTACTTCCTTGGCACCCGGCATCCAGATCAGGAAATCCGGGAAATTGGTAGGGGAAATAACAGTAACATCATGACCTTTCTGTCTGAGATAATGATACAAGGCCAGTGATGAGCCCATTGCGTCTGCATCTGGTTTCTGATGCATTGTTATTACCACTCTTTTAGGGGTTTCCAGCAAGGGCTTAATTTCCTCTATCCTCTTCATTCTTAACCTTTAAGTACAGGCGTGCCTGCTTTTATATTAACAATAAAATATAACCGTTTTCTGCCAAAAAATGAAGTGCGAAGTTCTCTTTTTTTTCATCACTAAACAAATTCTGGTTACATTTGCGCGCAAATTAGTTAATTAGGAATCTAAATATATGGCTAACAACAGAACTTTTACAATGATTAAGCCGGATGCCGTTGAAAATGGGCATATTGGTGGTATTCTTGCGCAAATTAACGCTGCCGGTTTCCGTATCGTGGCAATGAAAATGACCAGGCTCTCTGCAGAGAAAGCGGGTGAATTTTATGCTGTGCATAAAGAAAGGCCTTTTTATGGCGAACTGGTAGAATTCATGAGCAGCGGTCACATCGTGGCAGCTATCCTGGAGAAAGCCAATGCTGTGGAAGACTTCCGTAAACTGATCGGTGCTACTAATCCTGCCAATGCAGAAGAAGGCACTATCCGTAAAAAATACGCTGAGTCTGTAGGTCGTAACGCCGTTCACGGTTCTGACTCTGACGAGAACGCAGAGATCGAAGGTAGCTTCTTCTTCTCCGGTCTGGAAAAATTCTAATTAAACTGCCGGCAAACTGATTGCCGGTAAATGATATAAGAGGCTCTCCCATCGCTTTGGGAGGGCCTTTTTTGTGTATATTGCCGTCCATGTGGGACATATACCTGAAAGGATTCAAAGCATATCTTCAACTGGAGCGATCCCTGTCAGTCAATTCTATCGAGGCCTATATCCGCGATGTAGAGAAACTGGTGCAATACCTGCAATCGGCTGGTCTGCAGCTTCCCCCCGACCAGGTAACATTAGCTGAATTGCAGGCTTGTGTACAATGGATCGCTAACCTGGGCATGAGCGCTACCTCACAGGCCAGGATCATTTCCGGTATCAAAGCCTTTTACCGCTATCTGTTGCTGGAAGACATCATCCGTCAGGACCCTACCCTGCTGATCGAGGCGCCCAAAACACGGCGGCAATTGCCGGATGTGCTCAGCTTTGATGAAATTGAGCAGATCATTGCCCAGGTAAAGGCAGGTACGCCGGAAGGCCAGCGTAACCGGGCTATCCTGGAAACCATGTACAGCTGTGGCCTGCGCGTCAGCGAAGTGGTCAGCCTCAAAATATCCCAGCTACATTTTGATGCAGGCTTCATCCGCGTAGTGGGCAAAGGCGACAAAGAACGCCTGGTGCCTATCGGCCCTGATGCTATCAAATACATCAATATCTACAAAGACGAAGTACGGGTACATGTGCCTGTTAAAAAGGGACATGAAGATATCCTTTTCCTGAACCGCCGGGGCAGCGCGCTGACCCGGGTAATGATCTTCCTCGTTATTAAAGACCTCACCGCAGCAGCAGGCATTGAGAAACAGGTATCACCCCATACCTTCCGCCACTCCTTCGCCACCCACCTTGTAGAAGGCGGCGCCGACCTTCGTGCCGTACAGGAAATGCTGGGGCATGAGAGTATCACTACAACCGAGATCTATACGCATCTCGACAGGGAGTTTCTGAGAGATACTTTGCAAAGGTTTCACCCGCGGTTTTGAGCCGGTATTCTGAAGGCTATTGAGCCTTGCCTGTTATTCTTCCTGTCCCGCCTTGCCGCTTATGCACGCTAAGCAGCGCGGTTCCAGTATGGGATGGCGGTCGGCGCCTCTCCGGAAGCCGATTGAGCGTTATCAATCGAATAGGATTTTGAATACGGATTGAACTGCACCGATCATGTCACCCGAGAGCCGAAGGCCCGCCATTCCCATCTGAAACCGGTGCCACTTACGCTCTCCCTACGATAATAGTTGGATCCTGCTTATCAGGACAACGATCGGGATACTGTCATTCTCCCCGGGTTTGCCATTCTTTGGTCGTCATCCGCTTGCTGTCATTCCGCATACAAACTCATTTTCATTCGACAGTGCGCCCCACCGGATTTCGTCCGGTTACCATCCTCCGTTTGTCATTCGTCATGAAAAAATATCTCCGTCCGATAGCGAAAACTTCGGATTTTTTGCCTGAAATCCATCTTATAACAACTGTACTCAATACAAATAAGATTCATTTTCATACACTAACGAAATAACTATTTTACATACTCCTTGTAAAGTCCCTACTATACTGCATTATCAGAGATAACCCATATATAACCCATATATAAGCCATATATGACCCATATATAACCCATATTTATAGAGATATGGGTTATATATGGCTTATATATGGTTTTAGGATAGATCACATATGGGATAGATCCCTGATTTAACCGTGTTGCAAAGAAATTTTCAATCCCTGTCCGGCCGGAGAAGCAATAAAAAAAGCCCTCAGCGTAAAACCCTTTTATGGGTTCTTACGCGGAGGGCCGCAACCCTTCGGACGGATTTTCGTCCGATTATTATCGTATTGTTAACTCCTTTTTTCTGATAGTTGTGCCCGTTATCTTGTGTGTCTTATTCATGCAGACTGAATTGATCCGTGTTGACGAATCCCTGCGAAATACCTGTAAACAGAGAACCTGTTAAACGTAGACCTAAAAACAGAAGACCTATAAAACCTTATAAAACCTTAAACCTACACTGATGAAAACACAACGTTTCATGCCTGTTGCAGGCATCCTGCTGTCTGCAGCATTTTTTTCCGGATGTTACAAGGAGGATGTGACCCAACCGGCGCTGAAAGCAGACAGTGAAGTAGCTGTGACAGCCCAGGCAACTGCGGTAGCTATGAACAGCTGGATGACCAGCCTTCCTGACAACAGCAGCATTGCTGCCCTGTCCATCCCGGGTACACATGACAGTGGTGCACGCGTTGAACCTGTGGCAGGCACCGCCAAATGCCAGGACCTGACCATCGCTGCCCAGCTGGAAGCAGGCGTTCGTTTCCTGGACATCCGTTGCCGCCACATTGGCAACGCATTTGCTATCCACCACGGTTCTATTTACCAGAACATGAACTTTAACGATGTGTTGGTGGCCTGTACCAGTTTCCTGACAAGCCATCCGGGAGAGACGATTGTGATGAGTGTGAAAGAAGAGTATGATGCTACTGACAACACCAGGAGCTTCGAGCAGACTTTCGACACTTATGTACAGCAGTATTCCGCCTTCTGGTCTTTAGGCGCCACTATCCCTACGCTGGGACAGGTAAGAGGAAAGATCGTATTACTGAGAAGGTTTGGCGCTACGGCCACTCCAAAGGGTATTGATGCCACTGCCTGGGCAGACAATACCACCTTTACCATCAACAACAGCAATGCCAGCCTGAAGATCCAGGACCAGTATGTGGTGCCTGACAACAATGTAAAATGGAACAACATTAACGCATTGTTCACCGAAGCCAATACGCAGAGCAATAATGTGCTGTACGTTAACTTCACCAGCGGTTACAAATCACTGATCTTCGGTATACCTAGTATTACGACGGTATCCGGCAATATCAACCCAAGGATCAATACCTACTTTACCAGCAATACGCACGGCAGATTTGGTATTATTCCGATGGACTTTGTGAATGCTGAAAGGGCTTCGCTGATTGCCAACACTAATTTTTAGGCATAAAAAAACAGCTACCCTGGGAACTGGAAAGGGGTAGCTGTTTTTTTAAATGTGTGTGTATGTGGGTCACCAAACTTAGTATCTGAGGGTATGTAGTACTGAATATAGGTTAAATAGTACCTTATCTCTTAATGACTTACCAGTGAGGACTTCCGTCCTGACACCGCCCAGTTGCTTAACCAACCGGGTACATAGCCCGATGTCTTTTTAAGTGCTACATCCTGCATAATGATGTTGATCATACTGCAGGGCCTCACACCTTTGCGTTCCGGCATAGCAGCTATCTGAGCTTCTTCTTCCCAGAGCAGCTGTTTGTCGCGGTACACTTTAAAATAGATATCCGGTCCGCTGACATTCCGGCGTTCACCGACCAGCATTAGTCTGCTGGTCAGTTGTTTCTTGCTGAACCGGAGTTGATAGCGCCCATTTTCATCGGTGCGCGCACATCCCAATAAGCGATGGTTTCCGGCATTGTACGCTTCTACTTTTAACTGTGCTTGTCCCTCCCTGGCATGTAATCGTCTTACTGTTCCTGCGATTATCCAGGT from Chitinophaga filiformis carries:
- a CDS encoding phosphatidylinositol-specific phospholipase C, with protein sequence MKTQRFMPVAGILLSAAFFSGCYKEDVTQPALKADSEVAVTAQATAVAMNSWMTSLPDNSSIAALSIPGTHDSGARVEPVAGTAKCQDLTIAAQLEAGVRFLDIRCRHIGNAFAIHHGSIYQNMNFNDVLVACTSFLTSHPGETIVMSVKEEYDATDNTRSFEQTFDTYVQQYSAFWSLGATIPTLGQVRGKIVLLRRFGATATPKGIDATAWADNTTFTINNSNASLKIQDQYVVPDNNVKWNNINALFTEANTQSNNVLYVNFTSGYKSLIFGIPSITTVSGNINPRINTYFTSNTHGRFGIIPMDFVNAERASLIANTNF
- a CDS encoding DHH family phosphoesterase, whose amino-acid sequence is MKRIEEIKPLLETPKRVVITMHQKPDADAMGSSLALYHYLRQKGHDVTVISPTNFPDFLIWMPGAKEVIDFESMQDKALKALEGIDLLFCLDFNALYRTKGMEPYLTQMACTKILVDHHLEPQPVFDYGISDTTAASTAQLIYEIIYKLGDEDLINEDMAQCIYAGTMTDTGSFRFTSTSARVHRMVADLFDRGLKHEIIHSAIYDNFLENRLRFLGHSLLNRMEVYYEYNTAMIAIPYTDLKRFDLQTGDTEGVVNFLLSIQGIKLAALIIDRHAEIKLSFRSKGDFDVNTFARKYFDGGGHFHAAGGHSSETLERTVQHFIEAIKENEEQLQ
- the xerD gene encoding site-specific tyrosine recombinase XerD gives rise to the protein MWDIYLKGFKAYLQLERSLSVNSIEAYIRDVEKLVQYLQSAGLQLPPDQVTLAELQACVQWIANLGMSATSQARIISGIKAFYRYLLLEDIIRQDPTLLIEAPKTRRQLPDVLSFDEIEQIIAQVKAGTPEGQRNRAILETMYSCGLRVSEVVSLKISQLHFDAGFIRVVGKGDKERLVPIGPDAIKYINIYKDEVRVHVPVKKGHEDILFLNRRGSALTRVMIFLVIKDLTAAAGIEKQVSPHTFRHSFATHLVEGGADLRAVQEMLGHESITTTEIYTHLDREFLRDTLQRFHPRF
- the cdaA gene encoding diadenylate cyclase CdaA; protein product: MENLFSFYGYRFHWLNILDLAIVIFLVVQLYRLLKGSLAFNIFVGLLIIYLAYFVVQHLQMPILSTLLQSFINVGLIAIIIIFQPEIRKFLLVLGKKAPLSKDSFFTKLFLPDKFKSYKEEENIINEVITAIARMAGSRTGALIVIANTYRVKFDTASSIAIDSNINAKLLESIFCKGSPLHDGALIIVGNKILAAKVILPVSENPNLPTRIGLRHRSAVGITEHSDNLALIVSEETGAISYAQDGNLVQDVSLEELKVKMYEVMVDGY
- a CDS encoding FKBP-type peptidyl-prolyl cis-trans isomerase, with protein sequence MKKNKQLLVAALGLLLASCGTGGSKKTPGGVDFVVHKSGSGAQLKLGDTVLLNIIQSLNDSVLVESRKMAGGPVPFVISKSVNKYDLMDGLAMLKEGDSATFSIPIDSLPEPHPPFGKKGDKLNVTFIVVGKYAAAEQKAKDEKVIKEYMDKNKITATATPEGVYVSVKEEGTGAQPKAGDTVYVHYTGKLLDGKVFDSSLDSTLRPGMKIEPIKFPIGRGFVIKGWDAGIAALKKGSKATLIIPSTLAYGLQGSPPAIPGNSVLAFDVQLVDVKAGAPEAPAAPAALQPGKK
- a CDS encoding nucleoside-diphosphate kinase codes for the protein MANNRTFTMIKPDAVENGHIGGILAQINAAGFRIVAMKMTRLSAEKAGEFYAVHKERPFYGELVEFMSSGHIVAAILEKANAVEDFRKLIGATNPANAEEGTIRKKYAESVGRNAVHGSDSDENAEIEGSFFFSGLEKF
- the folP gene encoding dihydropteroate synthase; its protein translation is MDTMEGKNGEYSGTINCQGALLDLSKPVIMGIINITEDSFFAGSRTQHIDLILERAAKLLEEGAQILDIGAQSTRPGAIDVGPETELERLLPAVRILKEHYPKAILSIDTYYANVAEQTIHAGAAIVNDISAGDMDKEMIPIVGRLQVPYIAMHMKGTPANMQKQPSYEDVTQEVLDYFIRKRAECLQAGIKDIIIDPGFGFGKTIAHNYTLMKKLHVFHMLDCPLLVGISRKSMIYKLLDTTPAEALNGTTVLHTLALQQGAQILRVHDVKAAMEAIKITQYMNAL